In Bernardetia litoralis DSM 6794, the genomic window GTCTGTAATAGGTTCGCTATTTACATCAAGACCGTTTGCATTCAATGAAATTTTGGCTCTAAGTGCAGGTTTTACATACTCTTGAACGGCTGCCAAAACTTGTAATTTGGCTACTTCTATATTTTGTCCTGCTCTTACAAACACACCATGCAAAACTTTGTCAGAACGAATATATTTTTCTGCATCTGTACCTTCATAACGCTTTCCATCTGGTGTAAACACAACCATATTTGCAGGGTTGTATTTATCATTTTTGTAAGTATATTCTACATCAATTCCGAATCTTCCAAAGGCTTCTTCAAACAAAGAAGGATTTCTATCTTTTATGAGTGCCATCATGTGAGGGAAAGTTCCTCCTCCTGTTTGTCCTGCAAATTGAATGAACCCAAAAGAAAAAGCAGCTTTATCATAGCTATTTATTGCATCAAATTTTCCTTCATTTTTAGATACAAATTCTAAGGCTTCGGCAAGCTGACGAGAAAGCCCAACACTTTCATAATAAGATGCTGGAATATCATGAACTACTGTTCCTGAATACGAAATTCCATACGGATAAACACTATAATTACTTCTCACAAAATTTGAAAAACTAACTTTTTCTAGGTTTCCTTTGTGGTCTTTGTAAGTAATATTATATTTTGTATGCTCCCTAAGTAATTTATAAGTAACATCATTTGGCTTAATAAGTCCACTAGAATAACCCGAAGCACCAATTAAAGAAGATTTTCCTGCCCACCAATCAATTTTATTTCTTTGTTGAAAATTATCAATGGCTGAAATGGTAGCTTGAATTTGTGAAAGCCCATCAACAGAATTCATATAATTTAATTGTACAAAACGCTCTTGTACTTTTTCTACATCTGTCTGACGGTTTGAGCCACCACGCCCAACACTTGCAGAAAGTCCACTTCCAAAAATCTGAACACCATTTATTGCATCAAGATTAATAACTTCCTTTTTATTCTGTTCGTATTTTGAAATATTTCCTGTTTCTGATACAGAAGAAGAGTTATCTTTTGCATTTCCAATACTTGTATCTACATTACTTCCACTTCCAGAATTATTTGAGCTAGATGAAGAAGAACTATAACTTGTAGTTTTGGCTTTTTTTGTAATCATCAAACGCTGACCTAGTGAAAGAGAGTTTGAGCTAAGTCCGTTACTTTCTTTAATATCTTGAACAGAAACATTATATGCCATCGCAATTCTGTACAAAGAATCTCCTGAAATAACGGTATGGTAAATAATTTTTGGTGCTGCTTGAGTAGGTTGAGGAGTTTGAACTGGCGCAGCTTGAGAAGCAACTTCAGGTTTTGCCTCCAAATAAAGCATCTGACCAATTCTTAGAATATTACTACTCAAATTATTGATACTTTTTAATTCATTTACAGAAACTCCTATTTTTTGAGAAACTCTCCACATACTATCTCCAGCTTGTACAATATAACTCGGACGAGGTGTAAAAACAGGAGCTTTTACAATTGTTGGCGAATTGGTTTGGATAGTAGGTGTAACAACAGGCGCAGTATAACTACTTCCTCCACTAACTCTAAGTTGCTGACCTAGTGAAAGGGAATTTGACGAAAGATTATTTAATGCCTTTATTTCATTTACAGAAATATTAAATTTTGTAGCAATTCTCCAAAGTGAATCACCAGCCTGTACTGTATAAATAGTAGCATTAGGCGAAGAGGCAGCAGCTGTACTTCCTCCATAATAAACAGGATCAGATTGGCTAACCTGCAAACGCTGTCCTAATGAAAGACTAGAATCTGCCATATTATTAAGACTTCGAATTTCATCTACCGAAATTTGATATTGCCTAGAAATTCCCCAAAGCGTGTCGCCACTCTGTACTGTATGATAAGTTGCCATTCAAAAAGTAATTATAGAACAGACTTTCAGTCTGTCTTATTTTGCAAAAAATATTCCTTTTGGTAAGATACACAAATTTTTGTTTTTTGAGAACAGAATTTTCAATTTGTATTGATTTATGCAAAATTATCTAAAAAAGTATTTGATTTAAAACCTAATTGTTTGAAGACTGTTTTAGAGATATGTAATAATAAATGACAAGTCTGTTCCCAATAAATTATTAAAATCAATAACTATTAAAAATGCTTCCCCTAACACTAACTTTCCTCAAAAAACTGCATCAAAATAATAACAGAGAATGGTTTAAAGAACATAAAAAAGAATATGAGACTGCAAAAGCAGAATTTTCGGTTTTGGTTACAGCTCTTTTAGAATATTTTACCAATCAAATCGACCCTGCTTTTTCTACACTTACAGCCAAAGATTGTATTTTCAGACTTAATAGAGATGTTCGTTTTAGCAAAGATAAAACACCTTACAAAACTTATTTTAGTGCTGTTTTGCACCCAGAAGGACGAAAAACAGAAAAACCATTGATTTATTTACATATTGCTCCTACTAATAATTCTTTCTTAGCTGTTGGAGTATTTCAACCAAATAAAGAATATCTCAAAAAAATTAGAGAAGAAATAGATTATAATGCCGATGAACTAAAGGCTATTTTTAATAAAAAAGAATTTAAAAATTACTTTAATAATTTTGAAAAAATGGCAAATGGAGTTTTGAAAACTGCTCCTCGTGGCTATCCAAAAGACCACGAAAATATTGAATTGCTTAGGCTAAAACATTTTGTGGTACAAAAATCAATTACTGATAAACAGCTTTTATCAAATAATATTTCTACCAAAATAGCCGAAATTGCAATGGCAGGACAATCTTTGAATGGTTGGCTGAATGTAGTTTGGGAGGAAACTGTGGAGAACTTAGAGAATTAAAAAAATATAATAATCTGATTATAAGTGTTTTGATGCTAGTTTTTGTTTCTTTAAATTAATATTATATCTCTTTTTCCAATTCAGGAAGAGGTGGAAAGGTAGCTATATCATAAATTAAAGCCATAATTAGAATTGATAGAGGAAATATGAAAGCTAAAAAAAGATAAGAAGCAAATAAAAATCCTCCTGTTACACCACCAATAAAAAAATTAAGTGCAATCGTAAACAATAAAAGTAATTTTTTATTAATAATACTATTTTCTTGCTTTTTATGAGGAATAACAAGACGAGCAAGGTTGATACCTAAATCGGTAAATAATCCAGTAAGATGAGTAGTACGAATTACTGAACCCGAAACAATCGTAATCAAAGAGTTTTGAAGCCCCATAGCAAAAAGAAGACTTCCAGCTAAAAATTGTGATAACATAGAACCATAATCATAAAAATGATAACCAAAATAGATAGTTGTTCCCAAAATACTGATTTCTATCAACAAAGGAACTAAGTGAGCAAGACGTGGATAATTATGAAAACCTTGCATAATCAGGCTAGAAACAAATGCTCCTAATAAAAACAAACTCATCCAAATTGCTTTCATATAAGCAGCCTGCCAATTATGAGCAACTAAATCATTTGCCAAAAGTGCCATGTGTCCTGTAACATTCGTAGTAAGAACATCAAAAGCAAAAAAACCAGCCGAATTGACAGAACCAGCAGCCATAGATAAAAGTGCAGCCAGTCCTAAATCATGAAAAAAACTTCTTCTTTTATCTTGAGTGCGAAATAACATTGATTTATCTTATTAAGGTTTGTTTTATAGAAGATTATGTATTGAAAAATAATACATGAATAATCTTAAATAACTTGTTTAATTTACTTTAAAGATAAATAAAAAAAGTAAAACAATATTTTAATAATTCACAAAATAGACTAATATAATAGTATCAACGATAGATAAAGCATTTTTGACTGTGAATAAAGTGTTTCTTATTCAAGTTGCAAATAAATTTTTCGTTCTCTTTCTTTTATGTATGCTCTCAAATCTTTGTAAGGAATATAAATTGGAAAAAAACGTTTTTGAGAACGACTATAAAGTGTCAATCTCAAATTATCAGGTAGAAAATTGTAATGTTCCAAAACGGTTAGCGAATCATATGGCTCAAACTGCATTTGATGGCGTTCTGATTCTACTTCTACATGGCGTTTTGCTCGTGAATGAATTCTAGCTTCAAAGCTATTTTCTGGATTTTTTTTATCAATTTTAGTATTGAATAAATGATTAAGTCTAAAAACTTCATTCTTTTTAAGGTCATAATTAAAGGCTACATATTCTGTTCGTTTGCTTCCTTGACGAATAAAAAACAGTCCACTAATAAGATTTTTATTTGCAAAAAGAATATTATAATTAATTTCTAAATCACAATTTCGGTTTTGAGAAGCTGTTGTATCTATTTTAGCTAAAAATTCTTTTTGCCAAGCGTTTACATGGGATTTGATGTAGCTTTCATTAAAATCATTTAAAACATCTTCATCTTCTATTCCTGTAATTTGTGGATAATAAACACAAAGAGAACTCCCATCAGAAGTTTTGAAGCGTTTGATATGATTTTCTAATGAATAAGGAAGGATTTTTTCTTCATACAAAAAGTCTAATTTTTGATTGGTCTTTGCAGATTCCCAAATTCCTTTAAAATTATAATCATAATCAACCGAACCTTTGAAATATCCTGAAATATTTTCGGCATCTAAAGCAGCTCGCTCTTCAATTATCCATTCAAATTGCTTGTTTGTGGTATCATTTGAGCTTTTTTTACTCTCATAATCTGTTGCATTTTCCAAATAAATATCCCTCCAAAAAGTATCATAAAAATAAACACCACGCTGAAATTGAGGAGAATTTACATCAGCAGTTACACAAACGTATGCCCAAAGTGCATAATCTTTTCCTTCGATAGTTCCTTTCATACGCAACCACTCGCCACGTTCCCATTGTGTCGAAATAGTTGTATTTTGTTGTTCTTGTTTCTCAAAAGGGCGTTTATCCCAAACAAAATAGGCATTTTTATAAGGTAAAAAAACAGCAGATGGTTCTTGCCAGCTTCCTATGGCTGGATGAGGCGTTTGAGAATAAGTAAGACGGGTTGTATTTCCTCCATTTTCCAACAGAAAAAAAGTATAGATATTTTCTTTTTTGATGAGTTTTTGAATAAACCAAACACGTTGAGTTAGATTGGCTTGATAACGAATTTGCATGCGCTCATTTGCCAAATCATATTCAAATTTAAAAGTCGGATTCATTCCTTCATAAGGTTCTATCAAAATCCTTTTACCCTCTTTTTCTGTCAGTAAAAACCATTCTTTAGGGAGTTTTTCGACAGCCTTAGCAATTTCTTTAGGTTTTTCAAATTCGTCAGAAGAAGAGCAAGAAATCAAAAAAAAGGAAGTAATAAAAAATATCAAAAAATAAAAACCAAAAAAAATGAAATTTAATTTTTGAAAAATTGAATTATGAGAAGATAAAATAAAGAGAGAATTGGATAAATACTTCAAGAGAAACAATTATTTGATAGGAAGACTTAATTTGTGTCTAATTTACAAAATACAATTTACAAAAAAAGGCTATTTGATATAAATCTCTCTTTTATAATTTTAAAACTTTGGCACTATTTATTTTTTGCAAAGAACAGGGGTTTCACACAACTTTTTCAAACGCTCCAAACTTGCATTTGTTTCTCTTTCAATTTTGGGTTTATAATAGAGATAAGCCAAATAACGCACAAAAGGATTTTCTCCTAAATCAATCTCTAAAGTAAAATTTAATATTGAATTGTCATTATTTTCAAGCATTGATTTTAATTCAAATTCTCCTTCTAAGTGTGTTTGATGTGTTTTAAAGTTAGCAATGTACTTTAATTTCTGAAAATCTGCATTTGATGTATCTGTATTTGAAATAGATTGAATGTAGAGTTCTGCTTTTTCAGTAGTATTTTCTCTAAATTTCATAAATGCCCCTACTCCTTGTGGAAACTGAGAATAGGTATGTTTTGTATCAGAATTTTCCCTCCATTCTTGCCAGTTGAGCCATTTTTCCCATTTTGGTAAATCATATAAATATTCAGAAATATGAGAAGAAGAAGATTTAATTTCTATTTTCTCTTCAATAAGTAGAGTTTGAGGCAGTAAAAGACCACCATAGACAATGATAGCTGAAATTATGAAAAGTAAAATAGTAGTTCGCATATATTGGATAAAATAGGATATATAAGTTGTATTTGTTTTGATAAAACAAAGATAAAATCAGACACCGTAAAGGATATGAGGTGTAAAGTTTTATTTGATTTTTGTATAAAAAAGACTGAACAAATCAACCCTAAAAAAGATATTTTAATTCTTTTTTAAGATTTTTATCTAAAAAAAATCTTCTTTTAGTGCAAAATAATTAGCTATAAATTTTGAAAAGTCGCTGATTTAGAGTATCTTATGAAACAAAATATAAAGAATTAGAAAATACAAACTAATCTTAATATAAAATACCTACATACACAAATACACACTTATTATGGTCGCAACTGCAAATCAAGCAACTGACAAACACGTACAAAATTATCTGCGTGGATTGGCTGAAGAAGTCAATGGAAAATATACTGATTATTCTGATGATACAGTCATTGTAACAATTCCTCTTAGTGATGGACGTTATCAAAATATAAAAGGATATATTACGCCTAGAGGAGGTGGAGTAATGTTAGAATTCATGTCTAAAGTTTGTAAACTAGAGGATTATCCAGATATTAGCCTTACAGAACTTTTAGAAATTAATCACAGACTTTGTTATTCCAAAGTTTTACTCAAAGATGGCTTTGTAGAGGTTGGTTCTTCTACTAAATATGAACTTTGTACCTACGACCAAGTTCGCTATATGATTTTTGAAGTGGCACGAGTAGCCGATGAGCTAGAACACCGTTTTACAGGTGAAGATGTCTATTAACAACTAATTTTATTCTATGTTTCTTCTTATTTTACTACCTTAAAACTCCTTATTTATTTTTTCATTTTTGAAAACTTGAGTAAGGATTTTTATTTGTACAATGATTTCTCAAACAAGATAGAAATTTGTAAATTGAAAGGTATTAAAAGCACCTGTTTAATTTTAATCAACTTATTTATCATTAATTTTTATACTTATGAATATCAGAAATTTGAAATTTTGCGTTTTAATTGTTGTTTTTGCAAGCCTTTTTTCGTGTAGTTCTAATCAAACAAAGGAAGCTGAATCTACTGAGGTAGAAAATGTAGATACAACTACCATTGTTGTCGAAGAAGTGAAAGAGGAAGTAAAAGAAGATAATGAACTTATCATTTATGAAAAATCTTTTTTGGGTCTTTCTTCAGATATGAAAATATCAGATTATAAAGGGACATTAGAAAAAGGCTTACTACAAACAGGAGAAGGCGATTTTGAAAAGTTTGATGTAAAAGATAAAGATGGAAATGTAGTTGCTTATTTTGTTCCTTTTGAGGAAAAAGTAGGTTCTATTACGGTTACTTCTGAGCTTGCCAAAACAGAAGACGGCATCAAAATAGGCGATACGTTCGGAACTCTTTTAGACAAATATCCAAATTTGAAAGTTTATGGTTCGGAGATAGAAGGCTATACACAGGCGATTGTAAATGATGAATTAGGTTACAGACTTGATGAGCAGCATTATAACTATGAACTCAAAACAAGTGAAATAAAGAAAGAAACTAAGATAATTGAAATTACGATTAAATAATTCTTAAAGACTTCGTAAAAAAAGATTTAAGTCTAAATGCTTGAATTAGTTTTTTTATGAAAAAATTGATAGTGCAATAAATAAAAATACAGTACTAATATACGCCCACAAACAAACAAAAATAATATGAATAATGGTTTCAAAATGTTTTTTTCGCCACAATTTTGAGGAATAGCCAAAGAATTGAACGTACAAACGAGCAAACCAAAAAAAACCTAGACCGAGACAAATTTTATTTCCAAGTGGCGTTTCTATAAGTTCCTGACTAGAAGTCAAACATAAAATTCCTATCAGAAAAATTACTAAAGCAATAAAAAAAGTATGGATATACATTATTTGACGACTTAAAAGACTAATACTTTTGAATTCTTTTTTCCAGTTGAAATAAGAAGGAAAAACTCCATGAAGTAAAGCAAGTCCAATCAAAATATAACCAATAATTTTGAGATGAAGCTCCATAATTTTAAATTTTCAAAATAAAGACAGTGATAAAAGGAGTGATTTTGAATCTATTGATAAGAGATAAATCAGCTTCTTGAAAATTTTTGAGCCAAGAATCAGAGGAAAAAAAATGTAGAAAACCAATCGTATAAGCCAAAAAATTAGGAATATCTCTCAAATGTTCGACAAGAATAATTTGTCCAGTTTTTTTACAAATCCGTTTCAATTCTTTAAAAAATTGAGTTCGTTCGTCTGAATTACGAATTTCATGAGCTGCCAAAAATAGAAAAATTGTATCTATACTTTTATCTGAAATAGACAAATTTGTTGTTTGAATAGATTTTGTTTTTGGATAAGGAGCATACACTTTTCTAGCTCTTTTTATAGAAATTTCAGTATGCTTTTCGGCATCATAAAAATCAAAAACAGATAGTTGTGCAGTAGGAAATTTTTCTGCCAAAAGATGACTTGTTTCATCAAAACCAGCGTGAATATTGATTATTTTTTTATTTAAAATGCTTGTTTTGTCTATTTTATCAAGCCAATTTAATTTATACAAATCTGAAATATCATAAATATAAAATGAAACTAAAAGAGAATTTAGGGTAGTAATTAAGGTAGAAATCAGAATCAAAACAGCAAAAATA contains:
- a CDS encoding LysM peptidoglycan-binding domain-containing protein — translated: MATYHTVQSGDTLWGISRQYQISVDEIRSLNNMADSSLSLGQRLQVSQSDPVYYGGSTAAASSPNATIYTVQAGDSLWRIATKFNISVNEIKALNNLSSNSLSLGQQLRVSGGSSYTAPVVTPTIQTNSPTIVKAPVFTPRPSYIVQAGDSMWRVSQKIGVSVNELKSINNLSSNILRIGQMLYLEAKPEVASQAAPVQTPQPTQAAPKIIYHTVISGDSLYRIAMAYNVSVQDIKESNGLSSNSLSLGQRLMITKKAKTTSYSSSSSSSNNSGSGSNVDTSIGNAKDNSSSVSETGNISKYEQNKKEVINLDAINGVQIFGSGLSASVGRGGSNRQTDVEKVQERFVQLNYMNSVDGLSQIQATISAIDNFQQRNKIDWWAGKSSLIGASGYSSGLIKPNDVTYKLLREHTKYNITYKDHKGNLEKVSFSNFVRSNYSVYPYGISYSGTVVHDIPASYYESVGLSRQLAEALEFVSKNEGKFDAINSYDKAAFSFGFIQFAGQTGGGTFPHMMALIKDRNPSLFEEAFGRFGIDVEYTYKNDKYNPANMVVFTPDGKRYEGTDAEKYIRSDKVLHGVFVRAGQNIEVAKLQVLAAVQEYVKPALRAKISLNANGLDVNSEPITDFINSAGGITVLIDLAVNQGLTGALRIFAPAMEQVMKQSGITSLAALKNIDEKRVIQTIVANATDSRVRTRPQKVLDAGISFS
- a CDS encoding DUF2461 domain-containing protein — translated: MLPLTLTFLKKLHQNNNREWFKEHKKEYETAKAEFSVLVTALLEYFTNQIDPAFSTLTAKDCIFRLNRDVRFSKDKTPYKTYFSAVLHPEGRKTEKPLIYLHIAPTNNSFLAVGVFQPNKEYLKKIREEIDYNADELKAIFNKKEFKNYFNNFEKMANGVLKTAPRGYPKDHENIELLRLKHFVVQKSITDKQLLSNNISTKIAEIAMAGQSLNGWLNVVWEETVENLEN
- a CDS encoding YoaK family protein produces the protein MLFRTQDKRRSFFHDLGLAALLSMAAGSVNSAGFFAFDVLTTNVTGHMALLANDLVAHNWQAAYMKAIWMSLFLLGAFVSSLIMQGFHNYPRLAHLVPLLIEISILGTTIYFGYHFYDYGSMLSQFLAGSLLFAMGLQNSLITIVSGSVIRTTHLTGLFTDLGINLARLVIPHKKQENSIINKKLLLLFTIALNFFIGGVTGGFLFASYLFLAFIFPLSILIMALIYDIATFPPLPELEKEI
- a CDS encoding methyltransferase domain-containing protein produces the protein MKQRKSYEGVWNIIRFNYHFYLLAIAALIILGCLSIFLTSDYSIFAVLILISTLITTLNSLLVSFYIYDISDLYKLNWLDKIDKTSILNKKIINIHAGFDETSHLLAEKFPTAQLSVFDFYDAEKHTEISIKRARKVYAPYPKTKSIQTTNLSISDKSIDTIFLFLAAHEIRNSDERTQFFKELKRICKKTGQIILVEHLRDIPNFLAYTIGFLHFFSSDSWLKNFQEADLSLINRFKITPFITVFILKI